A section of the Campylobacter porcelli genome encodes:
- a CDS encoding potassium channel family protein, with the protein MSLIKKIKKFLNWTDESKPEYDLNTELYQQLKAFRLPIIFVVLMMLFGTLGYMITTGFTLVDAIYQAGMTFTTVGFTEVSHINTAGRLFTILFILIGFGLFTFSLGLIIEVVKKGVLTRILKERSMIYKIARLKNHFVICYHNLYTIELSRQFRENHIPFVVIDSNENLAQIAETYKYPYYIIDEPHTQSAILKSHLSSAKGLITLSPNIADNIALIATVRLYEKELGRVKPYFIMTNSDNDSDTDKLIKLGADSVVSPSKLVAQRISAISVRPDMENILEQFLYKKNSPIDIEEIKVPEASWIRFKRIKETHLRKLTNADIVGITDQNGKFSPMPNGDTLIGTGSKLLVIGTAESIRSTKRLIFSKYKPEELKYV; encoded by the coding sequence ATGTCTTTGATAAAAAAGATTAAAAAATTCCTCAATTGGACTGATGAGTCCAAACCTGAATATGATTTAAATACTGAATTATACCAACAATTAAAAGCCTTTCGTCTTCCAATTATCTTTGTAGTTTTAATGATGCTATTTGGCACACTTGGCTATATGATTACTACTGGATTTACGCTTGTTGATGCAATATATCAAGCTGGAATGACATTTACCACAGTTGGCTTTACCGAAGTTTCACATATAAATACCGCCGGACGCCTTTTTACCATATTATTTATACTCATAGGATTTGGATTATTTACATTCTCTTTGGGTCTTATAATTGAAGTTGTCAAAAAAGGTGTTTTAACTAGGATATTAAAGGAGAGAAGCATGATATATAAGATCGCAAGACTTAAAAATCACTTCGTTATCTGCTACCACAATCTCTATACTATTGAGCTATCAAGGCAATTTAGAGAAAATCATATTCCATTTGTGGTTATAGATAGCAATGAGAATTTAGCTCAAATAGCTGAAACATATAAATATCCATACTACATAATTGATGAGCCACACACACAATCAGCTATTTTAAAATCTCATCTCTCAAGCGCTAAAGGATTAATCACCCTTAGCCCAAATATTGCTGATAATATCGCTTTGATAGCCACTGTTAGATTATATGAAAAAGAGCTTGGTAGAGTAAAGCCATATTTCATTATGACAAACTCAGATAATGATAGCGATACTGATAAACTCATCAAGCTAGGTGCTGACTCTGTCGTAAGCCCATCTAAGCTAGTAGCACAAAGAATATCTGCTATAAGTGTGCGACCAGATATGGAGAATATACTAGAGCAATTTTTGTATAAGAAAAATTCCCCAATAGACATAGAAGAGATCAAGGTTCCAGAGGCTTCTTGGATTAGGTTTAAGCGGATCAAAGAGACGCATTTGAGAAAATTAACAAATGCTGATATTGTAGGTATAACAGATCAAAATGGTAAATTTAGCCCAATGCCAAATGGCGATACGCTAATCGGAACTGGCTCAAAGCTCCTAGTTATCGGCACAGCTGAGAGTATTAGATCTACAAAACGCCTAATCTTTAGCAAATACAAACCAGAGGAGTTAAAATATGTTTAA
- the argJ gene encoding bifunctional glutamate N-acetyltransferase/amino-acid acetyltransferase ArgJ yields MFNLISLKNGLENVNGFFFGGVSTGLKANGDNDLGFIRSNEPFMLSAKFTSNKFQAAPILHFKRYPKAFKSNFLLLNSKNANAMTGQNGVNDIDEIFKTLNSKTHLINPIMSSTGVIGYRLNQEKIKLGFDKFNLNQRDSDGVARAIMTTDSFKKEIAFRVELDNNKSFNIAAICKGAGMINPAFATMLCFILTDADIPQDDMDKLLNSTTKNSFDAISVDGDTSTNDTLMLLSSAKSGVYDKEAFKFALDKITLEMALNLVKDGEGSTKVVAFKVKGALNTDEAIKAAKALSNSLLVKTAIFGEDPNWGRIASTIGASGVSCDANKLIIHYDDVLVYDIDHPELDEIREQKAHKVMQQDSYHITCDLGIGNGEFTAYGCDLGHTYVKINADYRS; encoded by the coding sequence ATGTTTAATCTAATAAGCCTTAAAAATGGCCTTGAGAATGTAAACGGATTTTTCTTTGGCGGTGTTAGCACTGGACTAAAGGCAAATGGCGATAATGATTTGGGATTTATAAGGTCAAATGAGCCGTTTATGCTCTCGGCTAAATTTACATCAAATAAATTTCAAGCCGCACCGATTCTTCATTTCAAACGCTATCCAAAGGCTTTTAAATCAAATTTCTTACTACTAAATTCCAAAAATGCCAACGCCATGACAGGACAAAATGGCGTAAATGATATTGATGAGATATTTAAAACTCTAAACTCTAAAACCCATCTAATAAATCCTATTATGAGTTCCACTGGCGTAATTGGCTATAGATTAAATCAAGAGAAGATAAAATTAGGATTTGATAAATTTAATCTAAACCAAAGAGATAGCGATGGCGTTGCTAGGGCAATTATGACAACTGATAGCTTTAAAAAAGAGATCGCTTTTAGGGTTGAGCTAGATAATAATAAAAGCTTTAATATCGCTGCTATTTGTAAGGGTGCAGGTATGATAAATCCAGCGTTTGCTACCATGCTTTGCTTTATTCTTACTGATGCTGATATCCCTCAAGATGATATGGATAAACTACTAAATTCTACTACTAAAAATAGCTTTGATGCCATTAGCGTTGATGGCGATACTAGCACTAATGATACTCTAATGCTACTTAGCTCAGCCAAAAGTGGCGTATATGATAAAGAGGCTTTTAAATTCGCACTTGATAAAATAACCTTAGAAATGGCATTAAATTTGGTAAAAGATGGTGAAGGTAGCACTAAGGTTGTAGCTTTTAAGGTTAAAGGTGCTTTAAATACCGATGAAGCCATCAAAGCCGCAAAAGCTCTTTCAAATTCGCTCCTAGTCAAAACGGCAATTTTTGGCGAGGATCCAAACTGGGGTAGAATCGCCTCTACAATAGGTGCTAGCGGAGTTAGTTGTGATGCTAACAAGCTTATTATACACTATGATGATGTGCTAGTCTATGATATAGATCATCCTGAACTTGATGAAATTAGAGAGCAAAAAGCACACAAAGTAATGCAACAAGATAGCTACCATATCACTTGTGATTTAGGTATTGGCAATGGCGAATTTACCGCTTATGGATGCGATTTAGGGCATACATATGTAAAAATCAATGCTGATTATAGATCATAG
- a CDS encoding YdcH family protein — translation MLHEYRDLITELKGKNAHFDAVFNKHNDLDQKILDVEEGREHMDQFELETLKKEKLRLKDEAYHILMEYKKSKESE, via the coding sequence ATGCTACATGAATATAGAGATCTAATCACAGAATTAAAAGGCAAAAACGCCCACTTTGATGCTGTATTTAACAAACACAATGACTTAGACCAAAAAATTTTAGATGTAGAAGAGGGTCGTGAGCATATGGATCAATTTGAGCTAGAAACTCTTAAAAAAGAGAAATTAAGACTCAAAGATGAAGCTTATCACATTTTAATGGAATACAAAAAATCAAAAGAGAGTGAGTAA
- a CDS encoding CZB domain-containing protein, with the protein MLFKTNGYNQIYTKNYEQMLDHTMCRLGKWCEDRGKAIFGNLPEFGQILEPHSMVHKYINSAISLAGKDFTSNASMIVKEFKTSEEYSLKLFDIFDAMILSKSRSTN; encoded by the coding sequence ATGCTATTTAAAACAAATGGATATAACCAAATCTATACTAAAAATTATGAGCAAATGCTAGATCACACAATGTGTCGTCTTGGCAAATGGTGCGAAGATCGCGGTAAGGCTATATTTGGCAATCTTCCTGAATTTGGTCAAATACTTGAGCCTCATAGTATGGTTCATAAATATATCAATTCTGCCATCAGCCTTGCGGGTAAAGATTTCACCAGCAACGCTTCAATGATTGTTAAAGAATTTAAAACTTCAGAAGAGTATTCACTCAAGCTATTTGATATATTTGACGCGATGATACTATCTAAGTCTAGATCTACAAATTAG
- a CDS encoding CinA family protein, with product MKNLIIILGEDLQINHPFLDYFFSCYKKKFDSLASIKYIQNNNKELPFYIENATKNYDNITICANENGFYTLSRILATLTTDTIELKSDTLMPSQVVKFSKNSFLIDINNSKINLIKAEPTKELPEILTQDNHNSKVFHIIDIDKESAQILLEPLTTTYNVNIALTQVIDGLTKIKVSTSKYGHIDSFIDSVANLFIGKIIPSDNIVEFIAKKLIQNNKKITFAESCTAGMCAATLGNTPGVSAIFDGSLVTYSNNIKNHWIKVDNEILDSFGAVSAQCVEAMANGAMKLNGADYAIAISGIAGPDGGSEQKPVGTVFIAVASTSGTISSRLLLSGDRDYIRAQSVLHAYTLLLRTYPELN from the coding sequence ATGAAAAATTTAATTATAATTCTAGGTGAAGATTTACAGATAAATCACCCATTTTTAGACTATTTTTTCTCTTGCTATAAAAAGAAATTTGACTCACTTGCCTCTATAAAATACATACAAAATAATAACAAAGAGCTACCATTTTATATAGAAAATGCCACTAAAAATTATGATAATATAACAATATGTGCTAATGAAAATGGATTTTATACGCTTAGTAGAATCCTAGCCACGCTTACAACTGATACAATAGAGCTTAAATCTGACACGCTTATGCCATCTCAAGTAGTTAAATTTAGCAAAAATAGCTTCTTAATAGATATAAATAACTCCAAAATAAACTTAATCAAAGCTGAGCCAACCAAAGAGTTGCCAGAAATTCTCACCCAAGATAACCACAACTCAAAGGTATTTCATATAATTGATATTGATAAAGAGAGCGCTCAAATACTGCTAGAGCCACTTACCACCACTTATAATGTCAATATCGCCCTTACTCAAGTCATAGATGGCTTAACTAAAATTAAGGTTAGCACCAGCAAATACGGCCATATAGATAGCTTTATTGATAGTGTGGCAAATTTATTTATCGGTAAAATTATTCCTTCAGACAATATAGTTGAATTTATCGCTAAAAAGCTAATCCAAAATAATAAAAAAATAACATTTGCAGAGTCTTGTACCGCTGGAATGTGTGCTGCGACACTTGGCAATACTCCTGGGGTTAGTGCTATCTTTGATGGCTCACTTGTAACATACTCAAATAATATTAAAAACCACTGGATAAAGGTCGATAACGAGATATTAGATAGCTTTGGAGCCGTTAGCGCTCAATGCGTAGAAGCGATGGCAAATGGCGCTATGAAGCTAAATGGTGCTGATTATGCCATTGCTATTAGCGGGATAGCTGGTCCAGATGGTGGTAGCGAGCAAAAGCCCGTAGGAACGGTATTTATAGCAGTTGCTTCCACTAGCGGCACTATCTCATCTAGACTACTACTAAGTGGCGATAGAGACTACATAAGAGCTCAAAGCGTCCTACACGCCTACACGCTGCTACTGCGCACCTATCCAGAGTTAAACTAA
- the hemH gene encoding ferrochelatase: MKKVVILLNMGGVDELSQVKIFLTNMFNDPYILGIKNRYLRAFVAWIITMMRLKPATQNYIKLGGKSALGDITRSLINKLNTKFGSDSLVFDYAMNYTPPFAIDTLSKYKDADEIVLFPLYPHHSATTITSSLEGANKAIKQLGIGAKVRVVEHFYSNIEFNNIISNHISKCLGDDDASKIDLIFSAHSLPQKIIDNGDLYERHLKGHLEILKDILSKDGMKFKSLTLAYQSRLGPVKWLEPNLSEVLPNLTSKRAMIYPISFCIDNSETDFELAIEYKHIADENKFEYYKVVKAPNDSDEFADFIANNI; encoded by the coding sequence ATGAAAAAAGTTGTGATTTTACTAAATATGGGGGGCGTAGATGAGCTAAGCCAAGTCAAGATATTTTTGACAAATATGTTTAATGACCCATATATTTTAGGGATTAAAAATCGTTATTTAAGGGCTTTTGTGGCATGGATAATAACAATGATGAGATTAAAACCAGCTACACAAAATTATATTAAACTAGGCGGAAAGTCCGCTCTAGGCGATATCACACGCTCATTAATAAATAAGCTAAATACTAAATTTGGCTCAGATAGCTTGGTTTTTGATTATGCTATGAATTACACTCCGCCTTTTGCTATTGATACTTTATCTAAGTATAAAGATGCTGATGAGATAGTGCTATTTCCGCTATACCCACACCATTCAGCAACGACAATTACTTCTAGTTTAGAAGGGGCAAATAAGGCGATTAAACAGCTTGGGATTGGCGCTAAAGTGAGAGTTGTAGAGCATTTTTATAGTAATATTGAATTTAATAATATCATATCCAATCATATCTCTAAATGTTTGGGTGATGATGATGCTAGTAAGATTGATTTGATATTTTCAGCTCACTCACTTCCGCAAAAGATTATTGATAATGGGGATTTGTATGAGAGGCATTTAAAGGGGCATTTGGAGATTTTAAAGGATATTTTAAGCAAAGATGGAATGAAATTTAAAAGCTTAACTTTAGCATATCAGTCTCGTCTTGGGCCTGTGAAGTGGCTAGAGCCAAATTTAAGCGAAGTATTGCCAAATTTAACTAGCAAAAGGGCGATGATATATCCAATTAGTTTTTGTATTGATAATTCTGAGACTGATTTTGAGCTAGCAATTGAGTATAAGCATATCGCAGATGAGAATAAATTTGAGTATTACAAGGTAGTTAAAGCCCCAAATGATAGCGATGAATTTGCTGATTTCATCGCTAATAATATTTAG